GAGGCTGCGGGACGCGCTGGTGAAACCCTTCGGGCTCAAGGGCACAGACCGGAGCGAGGAGACCCGGATCGAGGAGGGCCGCAGGGCGGGGCCGCTCCGCCTGTACCGGGTCGGGGAGGACGCGGTCGTCGCGGGCAAGGACGACAAGCACCTCAGCTACCGGTCGACCTTCAAGGTCCGCCCCGGTCCGCACGGCTGGGAGGGCGTCACCACCACGGTCGTGCGCTACCACAAGTACGCCGGACGGGCCTACTTCGCCGTGATCAAGCCCTTCCACGTTCTCATCCTGTACAGCCTCGCCCGGCACGGCGCGGCGGTGCTGGCCGGTGCGAGAACCATTTCGCGGGAGCCGGGAGCAGGGCCGGACCCTCGAACCGAGGACCCCGCCAAGGGCTCGAACAGATGGTCTCCTACGGAAAATAGGTACGACTACTCACGTCCTGACCGGCCCCCGCCCCGACGATGAAGATCGACACCGTCGAGACGGGGAGACCGTTCATGCTCAGCCGCATCGCCGACATCCTGGTGCCCGCCGTCGGCCGCCTGTCGGTGACCACCGACCCCGGCGTCGAACTCGCGCCCGGCAGCATCGTCGCCGCGAACCACACGTCCCTGGCCGACCCCGCGATCGTGGTCGCCGCCCTGCGCCGCCTCGGCGCCGAGCCGGTCATCATGGCGGCGGCGGGGCTGTGGCGCGTCCCGGTGCTCGGCCGGGCGCTCGTCCGCGAAGGACACATCCCCGTCTTCCGCGGGGACCGGCGTGCCGCGGCGGCGCTGGACACCGCGGCGGAAGCCCTGGAGCGGGGGCGCCTGGTCCTCATCTACGCCGAAGGGGGCCTGCCCCGCCGCAAGGACGCCGCGGAAGAGGAGCCCGGCACCTTCCGCAGCGGCCTGGCCCGGCTCGCCGAGCGCACCGGCGCCCCCGTCATACCCGTGGGCCAGGCCGGAGCCCGCCGGATCACCTCGGGCAACCCCGTCAAACAGCTCGCCGGCCTGGTCACCGCACCCCTGCGCCGACCGGACCTCCATGTGCACGTGGGCGCGCCGCTGGAACTGACCGGCACCCGCGTCGACCGGACGGCGCGGGCCCGCACCGCGGTGACCACCGCGTGGCGAACGGCGGCCACCCACCTGCGCGAGCCCGCCGCACTCCTGCACACGACATCGGCTTCCTGAGACGGACCCGAACTCCGCGTACGACGCCCGATCATGGGGGCGGGGATATCATCCGGCATCCGTGTGCACGGCGGACAGCGCCTGCAGCCGACGGAAGCGGGGGCGTCATGGACGACATGTGGACCGGGGAGAAGGTACGTCTGCGGGGTGTCGAGCCGGAGGACTGGGAAGGTTTCCGGGACCTGGCCCGGTACACCGTGGACGTCCGCGCCGCCGACCTGATCGATCCTCCCCGCTCCGAGGAGAGCTTCCGTGCCTGGACCGCCGAGCGCGCCGGACGTCCACCGGGCGGGGAGGCGTTCCGGCTGGTCGTCGAGGGGCTGGCCGACCGGGCCTTCGCGGGATCCGTGACCGTCGGCGCGTTCGACAGCCGGGCGGGAAGGTTCAGGACGGGCATCGGGATCACCCGCGAAAACCGCCGCAAGGGTTACGCGGCCGAGGCCACCGAACTGCTCCTCACCTACATGTTCGCCGAACAACGCTGCAACAAGTGCGAAGTGGAGATCCACGCCTTCAACGACGCTTCCCTCGCCCTTTACCGGGCTCTGGGCTTCGTCGAGGAAGGACGGCTTCGCCAGCACGAGTTCTTCGCCGGCGGCTACCACGACGTGGTGCTGATGGGCATCACCGCGTCCGAGTACTGGGCCACCCACCGCCCTCCGTCGGTGCGGTGAGCCCACCGAGGCCCCGCGTCACAGTTCGCCGCCCGGGACCGGGCCCACCCGCCCCGATCCCCGGGCGTCATGACAGGGGCGGCCGTGCGGCGCACCCCCCGCGGCCCGGGGCCGGGCGGTGAAGGGTCAGGCAGGCGTCGCCGCGGCGACAGCCCGCCGCGGCGCGGACCCGGTACCGTCCCAGGACGGCACCGGCTGCTCGTCGAACCCCTCGGGACGGGCGATGGGATGGTCGAGGAGGACGTCCTCGACGACGGCGAACGCGGCCACGAGCGTTTCGGCGTGCGGCACGAGAGCCGCGACGACGCCTTCGGAAGCGTCCTGCAACTCCCGCACCTGCCCGCCGGTCAGGTGCCCGTCGGCGAGCAGATCACCACTGTGTGCCATGACCTGGCGCAACGCGAACAACCGGTAAAGCAGGACCAGTTGCTGTCGAGCCTCGTCGTCGGTGGCTTCCGCCGCCGCGTCCAGGAGGGCCTGGCCCGCCTGGCGCACCGCATGGGCGTCGACCAGCTTCAGGGCCGAATTGACGGTGTTGTTCCACCGGTTGAGCGGATCTCCCGGAGGTCCGCTGCGCAGGCGCCTGCGCGCCCGCTGGTGCCAGATGCGTTCGATGTCGCCCAGCAGGTCCTGCAGGAACGTGGTGTCGGCGAGGTCCCGGGTCGCGGGGTCCAGGTCGCAGGGCTGCTTCGGGGTGAAGTGCCCCAGGAGCATCTCGCCGGCCGCCTTCACCCAGATCACCAGGTTGTCGCCCTCCGCGGTGATCGTCCCCTCGTTGGCGGCGAGCTGACCCGCGATGCCGTTGGCGAGGAAGAGCCCCTGAGCGCCGCACCGTTCCCGGCACTCGGTCATGACCTCCCGCGCCTGCCAGGTGATCCAGCCCTTCGCGATGGCCGTGAACCGCTCGCTGTCCTCCTGCTCCGACTCCTGCCCCTGCTCCGTCGCCTCGACCCAACGCCGGACCGCGGCCCGGTGCAGCAGCGTCGCCGCATAGGTGCTGGCGACGGACTCGAGGAGCGGGGTGTGATGACTCCGGTGGGCGAACAGCGGAACGCTGCCACCGGTCGTCACCCCGGCCGTCCGCCGGTTGAGGGCGTGCCGGACCGCCACGGCGACCGCATGCCGGGTGACCCCGAGGCTGTAGCCGCTCATGCACAGTTTGCCGACCGTCACGCGGCCGATGGACTTCAGGAAGCGCTTGCGGGGGCTGCCGATCGAGCTCACGAAGGCGCCCTCCGGAGTGAGGCGCCCGTACTCCGACTCCAGGAGCGCCTCGCGCGGCAGCCGCACGTGGTCGAACGACGTGATGCAGTGGTCGACCGGCGCCGTGGCCGTCTGCGGCAGCCTGCGTATCTCCACGCCGGGCAACGTGCGCCCGTCCTCGTCGCTGAGCGGGGTCAGGAACAGGAAGACGCCCCGGTCCCTGCCGTCGACGATCAGCCGGGCGGCGACCACGGCGGACTTGGCGCCGCCCGTGGAACTGGTGTTCGGCATGAACTTCCGCGCGTCCGCGTGGGGAGTGTGCAGTACGAATTCCCCGGCGGCGTGGTCGTACGTGGCGGTGGTCTCCAACTGCGAGGCGCTGTTGCCGTGTCCGGCCTCCGTGCACAGGAACGTTCCCGTCCGCCGCAGTTCGGCGAACTCCCGCAGGTCGTGGCCGGGCTGCCCGGAGGAGTGGTCGAAGAAGCTTCCGAGGAACAGGTTGTAGTGGATGCTCGCCACCGTCCCCAGCCCCGGATCCACGGGGCCCACCCATTCATGGAGCGCCGTCAGCCGCTGCACGTCACCGGCGAAGTCGACAGGACTCTCGAGCGCGGCATTGACTAATCCCAACCGCTCGTACGACAGAGCGGAACGCTCCTCGGGCGACAGTCCTTCCCGGAAACGGAACGGCTCCGTGCCGAACAGTTTGCGCCACGGCTCGTGATGCTGCTCCATTTGTTCGCCGAACAGCACCCGGGTGAGCGCTGCCGTCGTCGTGATGGCACGGCCGGAAGAGGGGCTAGAGATGATCATGGTTGGGAACGGTAGCCCATGGAATTGACCGCTCCAGAGTGATGATCAACACGATTGAGAGTGCCTCGATCACGGTATGTGCTCACTTCTGATCGCCCGTAACCCTGTTCTGGACGATCTTTTGGATCGAGTGGCACCGCCCGGGCGCCACTCTCTCGCGGCGGGAAGCGGAGGGGGAGGACCCGTACCGGTCGACCGGTCTTCCGGAACACGGTGAAAGCCCGGCCCGGACGAGCGGCGAACGGGGACGGGAACGGTGAACGGCTGTCAGGAAGACCCCGGGACCGTGGCCGTCACAACGGCGGGACCACGCGTACGGCATCTGTGCGACCCCGGTCCCGGCGCGGCCTGGCAGCTTCCGGTCACACCACTTCTTGACTGGACATTGACAATGGTTTGGTGGACTCGCGAGGCTGCGCCCCTGACCATGTCGCCGTCCGAACAGAGGCCCCCCACATGACATCGCGTTCATCCCTGCTGCTCGCGTCGGCCCTGGCCGCTGTCAGCCTGCTGTTCACCGCACCCGCACCCGCGTCCGCGAGCCCCGCGTTCGAGAGCCCCGCGCCCTCCCTCGCGCCCGCCCCCTTCCTCGCGCCCGCCTCGGCCTCCGCCGGCCTCGCACCCGCCAACGCCTGCTTCACCTGGAACAGGTCCCTCGGTGAGGGGACCTCCGGCGAGGACGTACGACAGCTCCAGATCCGGGTCGCCGGCTACCCCGGATTCGGCGGCGAACTGGCCATCGACGGCGAGTTCGGCCCGGCCACGAGAGCCGCGGTGCAGCGCTTCCAGGCGGCGTACGGCCTGGAGGCCGACGGCATCGCGGGCCCGCTCACCTTCGGCAAGCTCTACGAACTCCAGAAGGGCGACTGCTCCCCGGCCAACTTCGACTGGTCGGAACTCAACCAGTGCGGTACCGACTGGTCGGGCGGCCAGGTCGATGCCGGCACCGTCCGGGCCAACGTCCTGGTCACCATGTGGAAGCTCCAGGCCCTGCGGCACGCGATGGGCGACCGGCCCATCGGCATCAACGACGGCTTCCGCGACCACGCCTGCAACGACGCCGTCGGCGGCGCCCCCGACAGCCTCCACATGTACGGCCTCGCCGCCGACATGAGTGCCGGCTCCCAGGGCTTCTGCGCCCTGGCCCTCGAGGCCCGCGAACACGGCTTCACCCAGATCCTGGGCCCCGGCTACCCGGACCACGACGACCACGTCCACGTCGCGGGCGGCACCGGCCGGCACTGGTCCGCCCCCGACTGCGGCATCTGACCCCGGCCCACCCCACCCCGCGCCGACCCCGAAGCCCCACCGCGCGACGGAAACACAACGGGCGGGCCGGGCCGTACGCCGAGAAGAGCCACCACGGCGCCGCAGCCCGCGTTCCCCCGCACGCTCGCCACCCCCGGCCCCGGCATACCCTCCCCCGCACAGAAAGGGACACCACCCGTGCTCTCCAGAACCGCCGTGAGAACCGCCCTCGCCGCCCTCGCCGTCACCGGGCTGCTCGTCGCCGCCCCCTCGGCGACGGCGACCTCCCGGGACTCGTCCGCGACGCCGTCCGCGACCCCGGCGACCACCGCCCAGTCGCCGTCCGCCGGGGTCACCGTGAAGATGCCGTCCGCGGTCGCCGACCGCCTCGGCACCGGCCGCCGGGCCCTGGTGGACGCCGTCTCCGCCGACGTCCTCTCCCGGTCCCACGACGCCAAGGGCCTCACCCCGAAGGCAGCCGTCGACAAGCTCGCCGACGAGGGCCGCAAGGTGGTCGTCGACGTCCGCACCGTCTCGCGCGACTGGGCCCGGGGCGTCGCCTACGTCGAGGCGCCGCGCACCCGGCACGGCGAGCCGGAGGGCTGGCTCTACATCGCCCACCGCAAGGACGGGCGGTGGGTCTCCGGCCTTGAGGGCGACCGCGAATTCGCCGACCACGTGGCGAAGTCCCCCCTGGTCGGCACAGCGGAACGGCAGACCATGACGGCATACGCGCAGCGCAGGGCGACGCCGCAGGAGCAGAGGCCGTCGGTGGGGACCCTGGCCAACACCAACGGGCTGCTGCTGCCCTGGATGCCCGACTACTACATGACCCTGACCGGCGGCGCGCACTCCCACACCGGCTCGACCGGCTACTGGAGCAGCCTCGACTTCGCCGGTGGCAACGCCAGTGGCCGGGTCCGCTCGTCCCGCGAGGGAACGGCGACCTCGATGTGCGGCGCCGGGGGCGGCTGGACCAGGGTGATCCACCCGGGCGGTTTCTCGACGGACTACTACCACATGTGGAACACCACCTACTACAACGGGACGTCGATCGCCCGCAGTGCCCTGCTCGGCAACATCGGCACCGACACCTGCGCCGGCGGTTCCGCGACCGGAGCCCACGTGCACTGGAGCCTGCGCACGTACGACGCCAACTACAACGGCCAGTACACCTGGCTGAACGGCCGCACCATCGGCGGCTGGGCCTGGTGGAACGGTTCCAGCCAGTACACCGGCTGCGCCACCCGCCTCGGCGTCACCGCCTGCCCCGGCACGGCGATCTACAACCGCGTCAGCTGACACCGCCCCCGTCCCCGCCCCTGCGCCTTCGCACCCGGTCCCACCCCCGGGTGCGAAGGCGCGCGGCCACCGCACCGGCGGGCCCGCACGGCCGCCACGGCGCCGGAAACCTCGACCAACTGGTGCGGGACGTACGGAACATGCGGGATTTACAGGATGTACGGAACGTGCGGGGCGGGGTTCCCGGGGCGGTCCGTGCGGTCGGTCATCGAGCGGGTTCCTCGTGCGCGGCGGTCCCGGTGGGGCCCGGCTTCCGGGAGGGGTCCGGGGGCAGGACCCCTGCGCGCTCCAGATGGCTCCGGGCACCGGCGATGGCCTCGGGGGTGGTGGCGTACTCGCGGCCCTCGTGACGCAACAGGGCGAGCGCGCCGACGGAGTCGAGGACCTGGCGCTGGCCCGGCCGTATTCCGGAGGCCATGACAACGATCCCGCGCCGGTTCAGCTTCTCGATCGCGTCCTTGAGGACGAGCGCACCGGTCGCGTCCATCGTCATCACCCGGGACATGCGCAGGATGACGACGCGGACGTCGGCGACCTCGGTCAGTTCGAGCAGGAAGCGGTGGGCGCCCGCGAAGAACAGCGGCCCGTCCATGCGGTAGGCGACGATGTGCTCGGCCAGCAGCGCGTGCTCCTCCGCGCTGTGCTCGCCCCGATCGAGCGGCACCTGGTCCGTGCGGGACTGCCTGGCGATGGCGCGCAGGGCGAGGGCACCGGCCACGACGAGCCCGATGACGACCGCGTAGACGAGATCGAGGCAGACCGTCGCCACCGCGGTGAGGATCAGGATCAGGGCGTCGGAACGGGTGGCCTTCACCATGGCGCGCAGCGAGCCGGCCTCGACCATCCGGATCGCGGTCGCGATCAGCACGCCGGCCAGCGCCGCGAGCGGGATCCTCGACACCAGCGGGGCGGCGGCGAACACGATGACCGCGAGGACCACGGCATGGGTGAGGGAGGCCAGGCGCGAGGAGGCACCGGTGCGCACGTTGACGGCGGTGCGGGCGATGGCGCCGGTCGCGGGTACGCCGCCGAACAACGGGGCGGCGATGTTGGCCAGGCCCTGTCCGAACAGCTCCCGGTCCGGATCGTGCTTCTGCCCCACCGTCATGCCGTCGGCGACGGACGCGGACAGCAACGACTCCAGCGCGGCCAGCGCCGCCACCGCGACGGCGGGTGCGAGCAGCGAACCGAGCGCCCCGGGATCGAGGAAGGCCAGGGAGGGCGAGGGCAGCCCCGCGGGCAGGTCCCCGATGGGCTCGGCCGCGTCCAGGTGGAAGACCTGTGCCACGACGGTGGCGGCGATCACCGCGACGATCGAGACGGGGACCGTCGGGCGCAGCCGTGCGCCGACGAGCATCATCGCGGCGACCGCGAGGGCGAAGGCGACCGCCGTCCAGTTCGGTGCCTTCACGAACTCCTCCACGGCCCGCCAGGTGACCACGAGGA
The nucleotide sequence above comes from Streptomyces sp. ML-6. Encoded proteins:
- a CDS encoding DUF2867 domain-containing protein, encoding MNGRRAVPRSRHVEPDPADTIGMLGGCDHIDAVAIDVPQGTSARDFVQAMLGTPPASTTRLLRLRDALVKPFGLKGTDRSEETRIEEGRRAGPLRLYRVGEDAVVAGKDDKHLSYRSTFKVRPGPHGWEGVTTTVVRYHKYAGRAYFAVIKPFHVLILYSLARHGAAVLAGARTISREPGAGPDPRTEDPAKGSNRWSPTENRYDYSRPDRPPPRR
- a CDS encoding lysophospholipid acyltransferase family protein; the encoded protein is MLSRIADILVPAVGRLSVTTDPGVELAPGSIVAANHTSLADPAIVVAALRRLGAEPVIMAAAGLWRVPVLGRALVREGHIPVFRGDRRAAAALDTAAEALERGRLVLIYAEGGLPRRKDAAEEEPGTFRSGLARLAERTGAPVIPVGQAGARRITSGNPVKQLAGLVTAPLRRPDLHVHVGAPLELTGTRVDRTARARTAVTTAWRTAATHLREPAALLHTTSAS
- a CDS encoding GNAT family protein, with the translated sequence MDDMWTGEKVRLRGVEPEDWEGFRDLARYTVDVRAADLIDPPRSEESFRAWTAERAGRPPGGEAFRLVVEGLADRAFAGSVTVGAFDSRAGRFRTGIGITRENRRKGYAAEATELLLTYMFAEQRCNKCEVEIHAFNDASLALYRALGFVEEGRLRQHEFFAGGYHDVVLMGITASEYWATHRPPSVR
- a CDS encoding acyl-CoA dehydrogenase, translating into MIISSPSSGRAITTTAALTRVLFGEQMEQHHEPWRKLFGTEPFRFREGLSPEERSALSYERLGLVNAALESPVDFAGDVQRLTALHEWVGPVDPGLGTVASIHYNLFLGSFFDHSSGQPGHDLREFAELRRTGTFLCTEAGHGNSASQLETTATYDHAAGEFVLHTPHADARKFMPNTSSTGGAKSAVVAARLIVDGRDRGVFLFLTPLSDEDGRTLPGVEIRRLPQTATAPVDHCITSFDHVRLPREALLESEYGRLTPEGAFVSSIGSPRKRFLKSIGRVTVGKLCMSGYSLGVTRHAVAVAVRHALNRRTAGVTTGGSVPLFAHRSHHTPLLESVASTYAATLLHRAAVRRWVEATEQGQESEQEDSERFTAIAKGWITWQAREVMTECRERCGAQGLFLANGIAGQLAANEGTITAEGDNLVIWVKAAGEMLLGHFTPKQPCDLDPATRDLADTTFLQDLLGDIERIWHQRARRRLRSGPPGDPLNRWNNTVNSALKLVDAHAVRQAGQALLDAAAEATDDEARQQLVLLYRLFALRQVMAHSGDLLADGHLTGGQVRELQDASEGVVAALVPHAETLVAAFAVVEDVLLDHPIARPEGFDEQPVPSWDGTGSAPRRAVAAATPA
- a CDS encoding D-Ala-D-Ala carboxypeptidase family metallohydrolase; this translates as MTSRSSLLLASALAAVSLLFTAPAPASASPAFESPAPSLAPAPFLAPASASAGLAPANACFTWNRSLGEGTSGEDVRQLQIRVAGYPGFGGELAIDGEFGPATRAAVQRFQAAYGLEADGIAGPLTFGKLYELQKGDCSPANFDWSELNQCGTDWSGGQVDAGTVRANVLVTMWKLQALRHAMGDRPIGINDGFRDHACNDAVGGAPDSLHMYGLAADMSAGSQGFCALALEAREHGFTQILGPGYPDHDDHVHVAGGTGRHWSAPDCGI
- a CDS encoding M23 family peptidase, with translation MLSRTAVRTALAALAVTGLLVAAPSATATSRDSSATPSATPATTAQSPSAGVTVKMPSAVADRLGTGRRALVDAVSADVLSRSHDAKGLTPKAAVDKLADEGRKVVVDVRTVSRDWARGVAYVEAPRTRHGEPEGWLYIAHRKDGRWVSGLEGDREFADHVAKSPLVGTAERQTMTAYAQRRATPQEQRPSVGTLANTNGLLLPWMPDYYMTLTGGAHSHTGSTGYWSSLDFAGGNASGRVRSSREGTATSMCGAGGGWTRVIHPGGFSTDYYHMWNTTYYNGTSIARSALLGNIGTDTCAGGSATGAHVHWSLRTYDANYNGQYTWLNGRTIGGWAWWNGSSQYTGCATRLGVTACPGTAIYNRVS
- a CDS encoding SulP family inorganic anion transporter; translated protein: MSSVMGRALSSVRSLLPTRADLAQMGRDPRHNLLAGLTVAIVALPLALGFGVTSGLGAEAGLATAVVAGALAAVFGGSNLQVSGPTGAMTVVLVPIVAQYGPGGVLTVGLMAGFMLVALAVLRAGKYMRYVPAPVVEGFTLGIACVIGLQQVPNAFGVAKPEGDKVLVVTWRAVEEFVKAPNWTAVAFALAVAAMMLVGARLRPTVPVSIVAVIAATVVAQVFHLDAAEPIGDLPAGLPSPSLAFLDPGALGSLLAPAVAVAALAALESLLSASVADGMTVGQKHDPDRELFGQGLANIAAPLFGGVPATGAIARTAVNVRTGASSRLASLTHAVVLAVIVFAAAPLVSRIPLAALAGVLIATAIRMVEAGSLRAMVKATRSDALILILTAVATVCLDLVYAVVIGLVVAGALALRAIARQSRTDQVPLDRGEHSAEEHALLAEHIVAYRMDGPLFFAGAHRFLLELTEVADVRVVILRMSRVMTMDATGALVLKDAIEKLNRRGIVVMASGIRPGQRQVLDSVGALALLRHEGREYATTPEAIAGARSHLERAGVLPPDPSRKPGPTGTAAHEEPAR